From the genome of Mesorhizobium japonicum MAFF 303099, one region includes:
- a CDS encoding two-component system sensor histidine kinase NtrB gives MNAIAGQGAEMVDAAQIVLNTIRRPVIMISEEGFITFANADAEDFFRSSATMLARNTLSKLVPFGSPLLTLVDQVRERRAPVNEYRVDVSSPRLGIEKVVDLYVAPVPEFPGSVVVMFQERSMADKIDRQMTHRGAARSVTGLAAMLAHEIKNPLSGIRGAAQLLELSASDEDRALTRLITDETDRIVSLVDRMEVFSDERPIDRYPVNIHVVLDHVKAIAKNGFAKKIRILEDYDPSLPPVFANRDQLIQVFLNLVKNAAEAIGTDPHGEIVLSTAFRPGIRVSVPGTQDRVSLPLEFCVRDNGPGVSEDILPILFDPFITTKPNGSGLGLALVAKIVGEHGGIIECESTPRGTTFRILMPAWKETPFGAEEDGEGDRK, from the coding sequence ATGAACGCCATCGCTGGCCAGGGAGCTGAAATGGTGGACGCCGCCCAGATCGTCCTCAACACCATCCGCCGCCCGGTGATCATGATCAGCGAGGAAGGCTTCATCACCTTCGCCAATGCCGATGCCGAGGACTTTTTTCGCTCCAGCGCGACCATGCTGGCGCGCAACACCCTGTCCAAGCTCGTCCCCTTCGGCAGTCCGCTGCTGACCTTGGTCGATCAGGTGCGCGAGCGCCGGGCTCCGGTCAACGAGTATCGGGTCGATGTGTCGTCGCCACGCCTCGGCATCGAGAAGGTCGTCGATCTCTATGTCGCGCCGGTGCCGGAATTCCCGGGCTCCGTCGTGGTCATGTTCCAGGAACGGTCCATGGCCGACAAGATCGACCGGCAGATGACGCATCGCGGTGCCGCGCGCTCGGTGACTGGCCTGGCGGCGATGCTCGCCCATGAGATCAAGAACCCGCTCTCCGGCATCCGCGGCGCCGCGCAACTGCTCGAACTGTCCGCCTCCGACGAGGACCGCGCGTTGACCCGGCTGATCACCGACGAGACGGACCGCATCGTCTCGCTGGTCGATCGCATGGAGGTGTTTTCCGACGAGCGGCCGATCGATCGCTATCCCGTCAACATCCATGTCGTTCTCGACCATGTGAAGGCGATCGCAAAGAACGGTTTTGCCAAGAAAATCAGGATATTGGAGGACTATGATCCATCATTGCCTCCAGTGTTCGCCAACCGCGACCAGCTGATCCAGGTGTTCCTGAACCTGGTCAAGAACGCCGCCGAGGCGATCGGCACCGACCCGCATGGCGAGATCGTGCTGTCGACCGCCTTCCGGCCGGGCATTCGCGTATCGGTGCCGGGAACGCAGGACCGCGTGTCGCTGCCCCTGGAGTTCTGCGTGCGCGACAATGGCCCCGGTGTCTCGGAGGATATCCTGCCGATCCTGTTTGATCCTTTCATCACCACCAAGCCGAACGGCTCGGGGCTGGGGCTTGCGCTGGTCGCCAAGATCGTCGGCGAGCATGGCGGCATCATCGAATGCGAATCGACCCCGCGAGGAACCACCTTCCGCATCCTGATGCCGGCCTGGAAGGAAACGCCGTTCGGCGCTGAAGAAGACGGTGAAGGAGACCGCAAATGA
- a CDS encoding CinA family protein, translating into MSNAELANSLLLACQQRGIMLATAESCTGGLIIAALTDIAGSSAVVDRGFITYSNEAKMDMLGVAAKTLDAHGAVSRETVLEMAAGALAHSRASLSLAVTGIAGPSGGSADKPVGLVWFGLALAGQPVVAERQLFGHKGREFIRHETVRHALQFGLRALGQGTDSPR; encoded by the coding sequence ATGAGCAACGCCGAACTCGCAAACTCCCTGCTGCTGGCCTGCCAGCAACGCGGCATCATGCTGGCGACGGCTGAAAGCTGCACCGGCGGCCTGATCATCGCCGCGCTCACCGACATTGCCGGCTCCTCGGCGGTGGTCGACCGCGGCTTTATCACCTATTCCAACGAAGCCAAGATGGACATGCTCGGCGTTGCCGCCAAAACGCTCGACGCGCATGGAGCCGTTTCGCGCGAAACGGTCCTGGAGATGGCGGCCGGCGCGCTGGCGCATTCGCGCGCGAGCCTTTCTCTTGCCGTTACCGGCATTGCCGGCCCAAGCGGAGGTTCGGCTGACAAGCCGGTCGGTCTCGTCTGGTTCGGCCTTGCCCTGGCCGGCCAGCCTGTTGTCGCCGAGCGCCAGCTGTTTGGCCACAAGGGCCGCGAATTCATCCGCCACGAGACGGTGAGACACGCGCTGCAATTCGGCCTGCGCGCGCTTGGACAAGGCACGGATTCACCGCGATAG
- the ntrC gene encoding nitrogen regulation protein NR(I), with protein sequence MTARGNILVADDDAAIRTVLNQALSRVGHEVRVTSNASTLWRWVAAGEGDLVITDVVMPDENAFDMLPRIKKARPELPVIVMSAQNTFMTAIRASETGAYEYLPKPFDLTELLNIVNRALSEPRRPKIDARPDEQPETMPLVGRSAAMQDIYRMLARMMQTDLTVMISGESGTGKELVARALHEYGRRRGGPFVAINMAAIPRDLIESELFGHEKGAFTGAQNRSTGRFEQAEGGTLFLDEIGDMPMEAQTRLLRVLQQGEYTTVGGRTPIKTDVRIVAATNKDLRTLINQGLFREDLFYRLNVVPLRLPALRERSEDVPDLVRHFFKLGEMEGLQTKRISSGGIELMKRYPWPGNVRELENLVRRLAALYSQDEISAEIIEAELKTGERPVVPGGGNLIPDDLSIGQAVEHFLQRYFASFAGELPPAGLYQRILSEVEYPLVLASMTATRGNQIKAAELLGLNRNTLRKKIRELGVNVYKSSRPG encoded by the coding sequence ATGACCGCTCGCGGCAATATTCTCGTCGCCGATGACGATGCGGCGATCCGCACCGTGCTCAACCAGGCTCTCTCGCGCGTCGGGCACGAGGTGCGCGTCACCTCCAACGCCTCGACCTTGTGGCGCTGGGTGGCCGCGGGCGAGGGCGACCTTGTCATCACCGACGTCGTCATGCCGGATGAAAACGCCTTCGACATGCTACCGCGCATCAAGAAGGCGCGGCCGGAACTGCCGGTCATTGTCATGAGCGCCCAGAACACGTTCATGACGGCGATCCGCGCATCCGAGACAGGCGCCTATGAATATCTCCCGAAACCGTTCGACCTGACCGAACTGCTCAACATCGTCAACCGGGCGCTGTCTGAGCCCCGCCGGCCGAAGATCGATGCGCGGCCCGATGAGCAGCCGGAAACGATGCCGCTGGTCGGCCGCTCGGCGGCCATGCAGGACATCTATCGCATGCTGGCGCGCATGATGCAGACCGACCTCACGGTGATGATCTCGGGCGAATCCGGCACCGGCAAGGAACTGGTGGCGCGTGCGCTGCACGAATATGGCCGTCGTCGCGGCGGGCCGTTTGTCGCCATCAATATGGCGGCGATCCCGCGTGACCTGATCGAATCGGAACTGTTCGGCCATGAGAAGGGTGCCTTCACCGGCGCGCAGAACCGCTCCACCGGCCGTTTCGAGCAGGCCGAGGGCGGCACGCTGTTCCTCGACGAGATCGGCGACATGCCGATGGAGGCACAGACGCGCCTGCTGCGCGTCCTGCAGCAGGGCGAGTACACGACCGTCGGCGGACGCACGCCGATCAAGACCGATGTGCGCATCGTCGCCGCCACCAACAAGGATCTGCGCACGCTGATCAACCAGGGACTGTTCCGCGAGGATCTGTTCTATCGTCTCAATGTCGTTCCGCTGAGGCTGCCGGCATTGCGCGAGCGCTCCGAGGACGTGCCCGATCTCGTGCGCCACTTCTTCAAGCTCGGCGAGATGGAAGGGCTGCAGACCAAGCGCATCTCGTCCGGCGGCATCGAACTGATGAAGCGCTACCCGTGGCCGGGCAATGTGCGCGAACTGGAAAACCTGGTTCGCCGGCTGGCCGCTCTTTATTCGCAGGACGAGATTTCCGCCGAGATCATCGAGGCGGAGCTGAAGACCGGCGAGCGCCCCGTGGTGCCCGGCGGCGGCAACCTCATTCCCGACGATCTCTCCATCGGCCAGGCAGTGGAGCACTTCCTGCAGCGCTATTTCGCCTCGTTTGCCGGCGAATTGCCGCCCGCCGGACTCTACCAGCGCATACTGTCCGAGGTCGAATATCCGCTGGTCCTGGCCTCAATGACGGCAACCCGCGGCAACCAGATCAAGGCTGCGGAACTGCTGGGGCTGAACCGCAACACGCTGCGCAAGAAGATTCGCGAACTGGGCGTCAACGTCTATAAATCGTCGCGGCCGGGCTGA
- a CDS encoding type II toxin-antitoxin system RatA family toxin, translating into MPKFEATRRVAHTPQQMFALVADVEAYPQFLPLCEALTVRTRKERDGRTVLLADMSIGYKAIRETFTTQVLLKPDESAIDVKYIDGPFKYLSNVWRFEPDGAGCAVRFFIDYEFKSRILGALMGTMFDRAFRMFAEAFEKRADVIYGVAPA; encoded by the coding sequence ATGCCGAAATTCGAAGCCACCCGCCGCGTCGCCCATACGCCACAGCAGATGTTCGCGCTGGTTGCCGATGTCGAGGCCTATCCGCAGTTCCTGCCGCTCTGCGAAGCGCTGACGGTGCGCACGCGCAAGGAGCGTGACGGACGCACCGTTCTCCTGGCCGACATGAGCATCGGCTACAAGGCGATCCGCGAGACCTTCACGACACAGGTGCTTTTGAAGCCCGACGAGAGCGCCATCGACGTGAAATATATCGACGGCCCGTTCAAATATCTGAGCAATGTCTGGCGTTTCGAGCCCGATGGCGCCGGCTGCGCCGTCCGCTTCTTCATCGACTATGAGTTCAAGAGCCGTATCCTGGGCGCGCTGATGGGCACCATGTTCGACCGTGCCTTCCGGATGTTCGCCGAGGCTTTCGAAAAGCGCGCCGACGTCATCTATGGGGTTGCGCCGGCATGA
- the lipA gene encoding lipoyl synthase translates to MVTVLDAIANAPRLRHPEKAHKPDQEVLRKPDWIRVKAPVSKGYAETREIVKSHKLVTVCEEAGCPNIGECWEKKHATFMIMGEICTRACAFCNVATGIPTALDPDEPARVAHAVKQMGLSHVVITSVDRDDLADGGAQHFADVIRAIRAATPSTTIEILTPDFLRKDGALEIVVAARPDVFNHNLETVPSNYLKVRPGARYFHSIRLLQRVKELDPSIFTKSGIMVGLGEERNEILQLMDDLRSANVDFMTIGQYLQPSKKHHPVIRFVTPEEFKSFETIGRTKGFLLVASSPLTRSSHHAGDDFARLRAAREAQLQKSV, encoded by the coding sequence ATGGTTACTGTCCTCGACGCGATCGCCAACGCACCACGGTTGCGGCACCCCGAGAAGGCGCACAAGCCCGACCAGGAGGTGTTGCGCAAGCCGGACTGGATCCGCGTCAAGGCGCCGGTCTCGAAGGGCTATGCCGAGACGCGCGAGATCGTCAAATCCCACAAGCTGGTGACGGTCTGCGAAGAGGCCGGTTGCCCCAACATCGGCGAGTGCTGGGAAAAGAAGCACGCCACCTTCATGATCATGGGCGAGATCTGCACGCGCGCTTGCGCCTTCTGCAATGTCGCCACCGGCATTCCGACCGCGCTGGACCCCGATGAGCCGGCCCGCGTCGCGCATGCCGTCAAGCAGATGGGGCTCAGCCACGTCGTCATCACCTCGGTCGACCGCGACGATCTTGCCGATGGCGGTGCGCAGCATTTTGCCGATGTCATCCGGGCGATCCGCGCGGCAACGCCGTCGACCACGATCGAAATCCTGACGCCCGATTTCCTGCGCAAGGACGGCGCGCTTGAGATCGTCGTGGCGGCCAGGCCCGACGTCTTCAACCACAATCTCGAAACCGTGCCGTCGAACTATCTGAAGGTCCGGCCGGGCGCCCGCTATTTCCACTCGATCCGGCTGTTGCAGCGGGTCAAGGAACTCGATCCGTCGATCTTCACCAAATCCGGCATCATGGTTGGCCTGGGCGAGGAGCGAAATGAAATCCTGCAGCTGATGGACGATCTGCGCTCGGCCAATGTCGACTTCATGACCATCGGCCAATATCTGCAGCCTTCGAAAAAGCACCATCCGGTGATCCGCTTCGTGACGCCCGAAGAGTTCAAGTCCTTCGAGACGATCGGCCGGACCAAGGGTTTCCTGCTTGTGGCATCGAGCCCGCTGACGCGTTCATCGCACCATGCCGGCGACGATTTCGCCCGGCTGCGCGCGGCGCGGGAAGCGCAGCTCCAGAAATCGGTCTAG
- the dusB gene encoding tRNA dihydrouridine synthase DusB — protein sequence MVNSARLAAPLNVGGVEIRNRVFLAPMSGITDEPFRRRAHAHGAGLVVSEMVASGELAKGRAGFDLRIRHSGLPVHMVQLAGREAIHMAEGARIAAGEGADIIDINMGCPAKKVTGGYAGSALMLDLDHALSLIEAVVGAVKVPVTVKMRLGWDEGALNAPILARRAEQAGVKMVTVHGRTRCQFYQGKADWRAIARVKEAVSIPVVANGDVCSPAEAAAILDQSGADAVMVGRAHYGAPWIAGGIAAAAAGEVAANVPENRAALADYIVGHYEDMLALYGVESGLRQARKHLGWYLDRHAVGVADDDRKAILTAFDPARVIALLRNVFSRDPQPLSLRSAA from the coding sequence ATGGTTAACTCAGCCAGATTGGCCGCGCCTTTGAACGTCGGCGGCGTGGAAATCCGCAACCGCGTCTTCCTCGCGCCGATGTCGGGCATCACCGACGAGCCGTTCCGGCGGCGCGCCCATGCGCACGGCGCGGGCCTGGTCGTGTCCGAAATGGTGGCAAGCGGCGAACTCGCCAAGGGTAGGGCCGGCTTCGACCTGCGCATACGGCATTCCGGCCTGCCCGTCCATATGGTGCAGCTGGCGGGCCGCGAAGCGATCCACATGGCCGAAGGCGCACGGATCGCCGCAGGCGAGGGCGCCGACATCATCGACATCAACATGGGCTGCCCGGCCAAGAAGGTCACCGGTGGTTATGCCGGTTCGGCATTGATGCTGGATCTCGACCATGCGCTGTCGCTGATCGAGGCCGTGGTCGGCGCGGTCAAGGTGCCGGTGACGGTCAAGATGCGGCTCGGCTGGGACGAAGGCGCCCTCAATGCGCCCATCCTCGCGCGCCGTGCCGAGCAGGCGGGCGTCAAGATGGTGACGGTGCATGGCCGCACGCGCTGCCAGTTCTACCAGGGCAAGGCCGACTGGCGCGCCATCGCCCGCGTCAAGGAAGCCGTGTCCATTCCAGTCGTTGCCAATGGCGATGTCTGTTCCCCGGCCGAGGCAGCTGCCATTCTCGACCAATCGGGCGCCGATGCGGTGATGGTCGGTCGCGCGCATTACGGCGCGCCCTGGATCGCCGGTGGCATCGCGGCAGCGGCGGCAGGCGAAGTGGCGGCCAACGTGCCCGAGAATCGCGCGGCTCTGGCAGACTATATCGTCGGCCACTACGAGGACATGCTGGCGCTTTATGGCGTTGAGAGCGGTTTGCGCCAGGCGCGCAAACATCTGGGCTGGTATCTTGATCGCCATGCTGTTGGCGTCGCCGACGATGACCGAAAGGCCATCCTGACGGCGTTCGATCCGGCCCGCGTCATTGCCTTGCTGCGCAATGTGTTTTCGCGTGATCCGCAACCCTTGAGCCTGCGGAGCGCCGCATGA
- the lpdA gene encoding dihydrolipoyl dehydrogenase, translating to MAENYDVIIIGSGPGGYVTAVRSAQLGFKTAIVEREHLGGICLNWGCIPTKALLRSAEIMHYSDHLKDYGLKLDGKVSVDTSAVVDRSRKVSLRLNGGVAFLMKKNKVDVIWGEAKLSKPGEVVVSKTAKTPMEPQPPVPKGVKGEGTYTAKHIILATGARPRALPGIEPDGKLIWTYFEAMVPKEMPKSLLVMGSGAIGIEFASFYRTMGADVTVVELLPAVMPVEDAEVSKFAQKQFEKQGMKIILEAKVTKVEKGANSVTAHVEMKDGKVEKITADRMISAVGVQGNIENLGLEALGVKTDRGCIVVDGYGKTNVPGIYAIGDVAGPPMLAHKAEHEGVVCVEKIAGFPGVHAIDKLKIPGCTYCNPQVASVGLTEAKAKAEGKDIRVGRFQFAANGKAIALGEDQGFIKTIFDKKTGQLLGAHMVGAEVTELIQGFVVAMNLETTEEELMHTIFPHPTLSEMMKESVLDAYGRALNA from the coding sequence GTGGCTGAGAACTACGACGTCATCATCATCGGCTCGGGCCCCGGCGGCTATGTCACGGCGGTGCGTTCCGCCCAGCTCGGCTTCAAGACGGCGATTGTCGAGCGCGAGCATCTCGGCGGCATCTGCCTCAACTGGGGCTGCATCCCGACCAAGGCGCTGCTGCGTTCGGCCGAGATCATGCACTATTCCGACCATCTGAAGGACTATGGCCTGAAGCTCGATGGCAAGGTCAGCGTCGACACGTCGGCCGTGGTCGACCGCTCGCGCAAAGTCTCGCTGCGGCTCAATGGCGGCGTTGCCTTCCTGATGAAGAAGAACAAGGTCGACGTCATCTGGGGCGAAGCCAAGCTGTCGAAGCCCGGTGAGGTCGTCGTCTCCAAGACGGCCAAGACGCCGATGGAGCCGCAGCCGCCGGTACCGAAGGGCGTCAAGGGCGAGGGCACCTATACCGCCAAGCACATCATCCTGGCGACCGGCGCGCGGCCGCGCGCGCTGCCGGGCATCGAGCCGGACGGCAAGCTCATCTGGACCTATTTCGAGGCCATGGTGCCGAAGGAAATGCCGAAGTCGCTGCTGGTGATGGGCTCGGGCGCCATCGGCATCGAATTTGCCTCCTTCTACCGCACCATGGGCGCCGACGTGACGGTGGTCGAACTGTTGCCGGCGGTGATGCCGGTCGAGGATGCCGAGGTCTCGAAATTCGCGCAAAAACAGTTCGAGAAGCAAGGCATGAAGATCATTCTCGAAGCCAAGGTGACCAAGGTCGAGAAGGGCGCCAACTCGGTCACCGCGCATGTCGAGATGAAGGACGGCAAGGTCGAGAAGATCACCGCCGACCGCATGATCTCGGCCGTCGGTGTCCAGGGCAATATCGAGAATCTCGGCCTTGAAGCGCTCGGCGTGAAGACCGACCGCGGCTGCATTGTCGTCGACGGCTATGGCAAGACCAATGTACCAGGCATCTACGCCATCGGCGATGTCGCCGGCCCGCCCATGCTTGCCCACAAGGCCGAGCATGAGGGCGTCGTGTGCGTGGAAAAGATCGCTGGTTTCCCCGGCGTGCACGCCATCGACAAGCTCAAGATCCCGGGCTGCACCTACTGCAATCCGCAGGTCGCCTCCGTCGGCCTGACGGAAGCCAAGGCCAAGGCCGAAGGCAAGGATATCCGCGTCGGCCGCTTCCAGTTCGCGGCTAACGGCAAGGCGATCGCGCTTGGCGAGGACCAGGGCTTCATCAAGACCATCTTCGACAAGAAGACCGGTCAGCTGCTCGGCGCCCATATGGTCGGCGCCGAGGTGACCGAACTGATCCAGGGCTTTGTCGTGGCGATGAACCTCGAGACGACCGAGGAAGAGCTGATGCACACCATCTTCCCGCATCCGACGCTGTCGGAGATGATGAAGGAAAGCGTGCTCGACGCCTATGGCCGCGCCTTGAACGCATGA
- a CDS encoding GlsB/YeaQ/YmgE family stress response membrane protein, whose protein sequence is MHLNGVGWIAAIIIGGLAGWFAEMVMKSNTGIFMNIIMGIVGAVVLNAILQALNFGPFGVGWIAYLITGFIGACLLIWVGRLVRR, encoded by the coding sequence ATGCACTTGAACGGCGTGGGCTGGATTGCAGCCATCATCATCGGCGGCCTGGCAGGCTGGTTCGCCGAAATGGTCATGAAGAGCAACACCGGCATTTTCATGAACATTATCATGGGCATCGTTGGCGCAGTCGTGTTGAACGCTATCCTGCAGGCGCTCAATTTCGGCCCGTTCGGCGTCGGCTGGATCGCCTATCTGATCACCGGCTTTATCGGTGCCTGCCTGCTGATCTGGGTCGGTCGCCTGGTGCGCCGCTAA
- a CDS encoding bifunctional 2-C-methyl-D-erythritol 4-phosphate cytidylyltransferase/2-C-methyl-D-erythritol 2,4-cyclodiphosphate synthase, translating into MTEASENASATGGVAVVIVAAGRGARAGQANGPKQYQNIGGRAVIAHTLEIFLAHPRTDRIVVAIHADDHELFRQAAGSQAERVTAIIGGPTRQESVRLGLLALKEHAPGQVLIHDAVRPFVDADLIDRTISAIGENEGALPALPVADTLKRESAAGVVAETVSRSGLHAAQTPQGFPYGPILAAHDKAFQLGRLDFTDDAAIAEWAHIPVKLVPGSPDNVKLTWARDIAMAHQRLSSERTHFPDIRTGNGYDVHAFEPGDHVTLCGVAIPHDKKLSGHSDADVGLHALTDALLATCGAGDIGTHFPPSDPQWKGAASRIFVEHAAKVVRQRGGRIANADITLICEAPRVGPHREAMTAALSRMLGISADRISIKATTNEKLGFVGREEGIAAIATASVVFPGEVPE; encoded by the coding sequence ATGACTGAGGCAAGTGAAAACGCGAGCGCGACAGGTGGGGTTGCGGTGGTGATCGTCGCCGCCGGCCGCGGCGCTCGTGCCGGGCAGGCCAACGGACCCAAGCAATACCAGAACATTGGCGGCCGCGCCGTCATTGCGCACACGCTGGAGATATTTCTGGCCCATCCGCGAACCGACCGGATCGTCGTCGCCATCCACGCCGACGACCACGAATTGTTCCGGCAAGCGGCGGGCAGCCAGGCTGAGCGCGTCACCGCCATCATTGGCGGACCGACCCGGCAGGAGTCCGTCCGGCTCGGGCTGCTGGCGCTGAAGGAGCATGCGCCGGGCCAGGTTCTAATTCACGACGCCGTCCGCCCGTTCGTCGATGCGGACCTGATCGACCGAACCATTTCCGCCATCGGCGAGAACGAGGGGGCGTTGCCCGCCCTCCCCGTCGCAGACACGCTGAAGCGCGAATCGGCCGCCGGAGTGGTCGCGGAAACCGTTTCCCGAAGCGGGCTGCACGCGGCGCAAACGCCGCAAGGTTTTCCCTACGGGCCGATCCTTGCCGCACACGACAAGGCCTTTCAACTGGGTAGGCTGGACTTCACTGATGACGCGGCCATCGCCGAATGGGCGCATATTCCAGTCAAGCTCGTTCCGGGCTCGCCGGACAATGTCAAACTCACCTGGGCACGGGACATCGCCATGGCGCACCAGCGGCTTTCCAGCGAACGCACACATTTCCCCGACATCCGCACCGGCAACGGCTACGATGTCCACGCCTTTGAGCCCGGCGATCACGTCACTTTGTGCGGCGTCGCCATTCCACATGACAAGAAACTGTCCGGTCATTCCGATGCCGATGTCGGCCTGCATGCCTTGACCGACGCGCTGCTGGCGACCTGCGGAGCCGGTGACATCGGTACGCATTTTCCGCCGTCCGATCCGCAGTGGAAAGGTGCGGCGTCGCGGATCTTCGTCGAACACGCGGCGAAAGTCGTGCGCCAGCGCGGCGGACGCATCGCCAATGCCGACATCACGCTGATCTGCGAGGCGCCGCGCGTCGGCCCGCATCGCGAGGCGATGACGGCAGCCCTGTCGCGGATGCTGGGCATTTCCGCCGACCGCATCTCGATCAAGGCGACAACCAACGAAAAACTCGGCTTCGTCGGCCGCGAGGAAGGCATTGCGGCGATCGCCACCGCCAGCGTGGTGTTCCCCGGCGAGGTGCCGGAATGA